The region CACCCTGACATTCCGGAGCCACTTGACGATGAGGGGATCAAACACACCCAGGGTCACGAGGTGGGGCATGGGATCAATATCCCTCATCGCGCTCCTATTTCACCGCTGTCTGTTATGATAATTGACTATCTCACGCCGGGGTTTAACGTGGAGAGCGATATGCAACGGTGGACCAACATGCCCCATAACGATGTCATACCGCATCTGCGGCTGAAGTAACGGCTCAGAGGTTCATGATGTCAATGTTTATGATGGTGACTAAAATGTGGAGGTGAGTTATGGTAGGAAGTAAGTGGGTTGCAGTTTATGCGATTTTGAGTCTATTTTCACCCGTTGTTAGTAATCAAGATGCGTGGAAGCACCTTGAGTTGAGCTTCTCGGCAGGTACTGGTGTGGCTGAGGAGTTTGTCATGCCGCGCGGCCAAGTTCGCAAAATTTTTTATCCAGGGGAAGAAATCAGGGTTCGGATTAGCCTGTATAATCACATGGAAGAGGAAGTATGGGTGAATTTACCAGAGACCAAGATCACGCAGCATTTTGCTATTGAGTGGGTTGAAGTGCCTGACAAGCGGTTGCGAGCCCGCCCCAGTCTCCAGCTAGGGAAAGTGTACAAAGGCGGGGATATCCAACCCTCAGCCGAGATTGAGAATGTGATTAAACTAGGGCCAAGAGAGATGATTACAACTGAAGGGACGTTCCCTGCGAGGAATATGTCAGTTTTAGTCCCAGGCGAATATGAGATCAAGGTAACGTATGTCGTTCCCCCGGAGATTGAGCAACAGCTACGGCGGTTAGGCCAGAGGATAGTGGTACACGAGCAAAGTTTCAGATTCGAGTTTAGGAAACCGACTACTGTTGAAGATCAATTGGAGATCATGCATAGAGCCGCAGTGCTCCACTATCTCAGTAAGAACTATGAAGAAGCAATAGCGAAGGTAAAGCAGTTGCTCGCCGTCTATCCGAACAGTTCCGCTGCTTATACTTTGCTTGGGAACATCAGTTTTGAGAAAGGCGACTACTTGCAAGCTATCAAGCATGATGAAAAGGCTATAGAGTTGCTTGAATCGGGTGCTGATGTGATTAGGCTGAGGTTTAGAGCGGCTGACCATAATAAAGATCATTTAACTGGATTTCTTAAAGGGAGAATCCAAGCGTCGAGGGAACGGCTTCAGCGCCGATAAGCATGTTTCAAAGAGCGTCGCTGATCTGAAGCCATTGGCGATTCAACAGGTGAAAAAGTAAAAATAGAAGTGCAAGCGGTTCTCTCCGCTCAGGAGTCTCCCCAACATCTTCACCACAACATCCAATCAACCTCAAAATCAAGTCGTCCACAGAACCCCTTTAGTGATTTCTGGCCGATCACGCCATTCGTCCCGAAATCCTCCTTGGATGTGCTTCACGAAGCCTCTGGCAGGGTTGAAACATTTCTTTCCTACGCGCATTTTGCCATTACTTACTCCTGAAACTGACCTGGAATCTGGCCGGTTTTAACGAAGGTTGGTACGGGCTCTTGAAACCATACAATTAACGGTTGACCGCCAGTCAATGGCTGTTTGAAAATCGGTATTGGCTAGTATGAAGCACCTTTTTGTGTGAGGAAAAAGTGGGGGAGAGATGAATCAATAGGGGAGAAATGGTGGTAGCAAAGCCTCTACGCAGAAAGCCAAAGAACTCAGAGAGCCGGTCACAGGGCCAGACAAACTGTGAGACGCTTGGCCGCCGGAGTTGATCTCTGAGTATCTCAACATGAGTGAGCCGGAGGGGCGGAGGAACGTGGCCAGTGTAAAAGATGTGGCCGTGTTGGTGGCGAAGAGTGAAGGTACGATTCGGAATTGGTCTGTCAAAGGCCTCCTGCACTACGTCCGCCTTAATGGTCATTGGCTGATTGATGCGCGTCCTTTCAACCCCCGCCCGTAGGGACTAACCGTGCTGTGATGTTGGCTATGCTCGGTGGTTCGTTGCCGTTGTTGGTAGTCGCGCCACTGATGGCGCGTCAGCGGTGGCGATCAATTGCCTGACTACGAACCTTGACCACGCACTACGGGCAAATGACAAAGGGCCGATTTCGCGTGCTGGCAGTGAGTGTCTTCCCAAATCCTCCGCGCCCTGAAGGGGCGCCAGCAGCTCTCCCATGGGGTCGTTCATGCTGGTGAGCCGCTCGCCGCGAACACCCATCTCTTGGCGCGTCTCCAACGCGCTACGATCGTGTGGCCTGCTGTTCCAGACGTTGCACGTCTGGCGACCTGCTCTGAGGCCGCTTGCGCGGCCACATCCAAACTTCATCTCTCCAGATGTTGCACGGCAGGCGACCTGCTGTTTGCACCTCCGGCCCACGTTGAGCTTCGTTCTGTTCCAGATGTTGCACGTGTGACAACGTTGTCACCAGCCGCTTGCGCGGCCTCCGAAGGGTGAGCCACCATCATGACAATGTCATGAATTCCCACTTGAAGACGGCTCGAACAGAGCGGGTCGCCGGAGGGTGACCCACCATCACAACAATGTCATACAAATGTGCACGGAAAATCGGAGGCTGCCGCTTAGGACGTTCTGCTGCTTGCGGATTATGCTGCTGAATCCATCGGGCGACTCAGTAGCATGAGCAATCCCATAGGACTTACTGCTGCGCTCTCCATGTCGCTTCTCAAACATGGCCTTTCTACGGACTATTAGAGCGGTTTGTGAATGGGGTTACGATGGGAGGGCACACTTCCAGCGTCCATCAGCGAAGCCCCAGGCTAAATGCAGTTGGAAATCGCTCTAGTTTGATGAACGGCACGCGGACGGTGCGCCTGTTTGTGCAAGGGCTGATGGACTGCGGCCAGCCCTGTTCCAACACGGCAGCATTGGTCTGATGAACTGCACACGGACGGTGCGCCTGTTTGTGCAAGGGCCGATGGACTGCGGCCAGCTCTGTTCCGATACAACGATCGCCCACTAGGCAGACTGCGCTCGCCAGGCGAAACACGGTGTCACACACGTCACTTGTTTCGACTATTCGTCTTATGCTAAGCTGCCGCTTACAGGTGCTCATTGGGTGAAAGCAAAGAACTGAGTGCTATGAAACAAGCCAACGTAACCATGCGCCGCGCGCAAGCGAGGAAAGCGGCCACGGCTCCTCTGTTCGACTTCATGCAACCCGCGGAGAAGGAACCGGCGCCTGAATCGGTCATTGAACAAGCGGTATCGGTGTTGCCGGCGTCGCCGCCAGCGCGTGAGAAAACCGCGAGCGCGCGACGTCGCGAAACGGCTCAGACACTGGCGCAGAAGCAGCGCGAGATTTCGGTCTCTGAATTTTTTCTGAAGAACCGGCATCTGCTCGGTTTCGATAATCCGCAAAAGGCGCTATTGACGGCGGTCAAGGAAGCTGTTGACAACAGCCTGGACGCCTGCGAACGAGCCGGCATTCTGCCGGAGATTGCCATCGAGATCAC is a window of Blastocatellia bacterium DNA encoding:
- a CDS encoding tetratricopeptide repeat protein codes for the protein MVGSKWVAVYAILSLFSPVVSNQDAWKHLELSFSAGTGVAEEFVMPRGQVRKIFYPGEEIRVRISLYNHMEEEVWVNLPETKITQHFAIEWVEVPDKRLRARPSLQLGKVYKGGDIQPSAEIENVIKLGPREMITTEGTFPARNMSVLVPGEYEIKVTYVVPPEIEQQLRRLGQRIVVHEQSFRFEFRKPTTVEDQLEIMHRAAVLHYLSKNYEEAIAKVKQLLAVYPNSSAAYTLLGNISFEKGDYLQAIKHDEKAIELLESGADVIRLRFRAADHNKDHLTGFLKGRIQASRERLQRR